In a single window of the Zonotrichia leucophrys gambelii isolate GWCS_2022_RI chromosome 2, RI_Zleu_2.0, whole genome shotgun sequence genome:
- the ZHX2 gene encoding zinc fingers and homeoboxes protein 2 isoform X2 has product MTYMIFSTFVGIRSTVHLQRESQDVRNQVLCHAADGSAGEAEGHSQGGKSLNKTESNNQGSLELLARSAELVAPPVKRSHLPAAAMASKRKSTTPCMVRTSEVVEQEGAEGAETPKDKGAGAAQQDSKKTWPSENSVKDCEVVEAKPVGENQSKKPQGGYECKYCPYSTQNLNEFTEHVDTQHPNVILNPLYVCAECNFTTKKYDSLSDHNTKYHPGETNFKLKLIKRNNQTVLEQSIEAATSDVTVTSSGLENPECDDSLHGGVSANKAPVMKLGKPKGEAKKGSKKPEEGVTENHMDGALPRIITEATEAIACINGDLLHDVLAHVMPSVQLPPNINLVPKVPVPLNSTKYNSALDTNATMINSFNKFPYPTQAELSWLTAASKHPEEQIRIWFATQRLKHGISWSPEEVEEARKKMFNGTIQAVPQTITVLPAPLATAKMPQPIIQTALPCQILGQTGLVLTPVSNGSTVSCSPITLAVAPNQGQKRTIQTLSSAPEAKRPHVVQVPEIPAKVTAVPVTPASERKKTKEQIAELKASFMASQFPDDAEVYRLIEATGLSRSEIKKWFSDHRYRSQRGIVQIPGDALGKDQIAPSAGRHGRSFHPYTDLPPQRFKEKTQEQLRALEESFLKCSFPTQAELDRLRVETKLSRREIDSWFSERRKIRDSMEQAVLDSMGSYRKIKDQGTPNGAISQAELLTSSQLPGALTGSSSALKKTQEQIHLLKSTFARTQWPSPQEYDQLASQTGLTRTEIVRWFKENRSSLRTGSLKWIDQYQQQCAGDGPNKQSQKKSSKHIESPKNGNEVSRQHYQEHKKLNEENGGKPVVRAKRDCEPLKDSLLGNQAEGVERLECSNSHEGPGSEENEEPAEVSWVEVTVGEDDAASDCTDSWSQTAPTEGHTELPDLDSESISGDNSHV; this is encoded by the coding sequence GTGTCATGCAGCTGACGGGTCTGCTGGCGAAGCTGAGGGTCACAGCCAGGGCGGAAAGTCTTTAAACAAAACAGAGTCAAATAATCAGGGAAGTTTGGAGCTGCTTGCAAGATCTGCTGAGTTGGTTGCTCCCCCTGTCAAAAGAAGccacctgccagcagctgccatggCCAGCAAGAGAAAGTCCACAACTCCCTGTATGGTGCGAACCTCTGAGGTCGTGGAGCAGGAAGGTGCCGAGGGCGCAGAGACTCCCAAAGACaagggggctggggcagcacagcaggactcCAAAAAAACCTGGCCTTCAGAAAACTCAGTCAAAGACTGCGAGGTGGTGGAGGCGAAGCCCGTGGGTGAAAATCAGTCTAAGAAACCCCAGGGTGGTTATGAGTGTAAGTACTGCCCTTACTCGACACAAAACCTAAATGAATTCACAGAGCACGTTGACACCCAGCATCCAAATGTCATTCTTAACCCCCTGTATGTCTGTGCTGAATGCAACTTCACAACCAAAAAATACGATTCTTTATCTGACCACAACACAAAGTACCACCCGGGAGAGACCAACTTTAAACTGAAGTTAATTAAACGCAATAATCAGACTGTCCTTGAGCAGTCTATCGAGGCTGCCACTAGCGATGTCACTGTCACAAGCAGTGGGCTGGAGAACCCAGAGTGTGACGATTCACTTCATGGGGGAGTCAGTGCAAACAAAGCACCCGTGATGAAGCTGGGAAAGCCTAAAGGGGAAGCCAAGAAGGGATCTAAAAAGCCAGAGGAGGGAGTCACAGAAAACCACATGGATGGCGCTCTGCCCCGCATCATCACTGAGGCCACTGAAGCGATTGCCTGTATAAATGGAGACCTGCTCCATGATGTGTTAGCCCATGTTATGCCCTCTGTACAGCTGCCACCAAATATCAACCTTGTCCCCAAGGTCCCAGTCCCTCTGAACAGTACCAAATACAACTCTGCACTGGACACTAATGCAACCATGATCAACTCCTTTAATAAGTTTCCTTACCCAACCCAAGCAGAGCTGTCGTGGTTGACGGCAGCGTCAAAACATCCCGAAGAACAAATCCGAATTTGGTTTGCTACGCAGCGCTTGAAGCACGGTATAAGTTGGTCTCCTGAAGAAGTGGAGGAAGCAAGGAAGAAGATGTTCAATGGTACTATCCAGGCAGTTCCCCAGACCATCACCGTCCTGCCAGCTCCTTTGGCAACTGCAAAAATGCCACAGCCCATCATCCAGACAGCTTTGCCTTGTCAGATACTGGGCCAGACTGGCCTGGTTTTGACTCCTGTGTCAAATGGTTCAACTGTTTCCTGTTCACCAATTACCCTTGCTGTTGCCCCAAACCAGGGCCAAAAGAGGACAATACAGACCTTATCGAGTGCCCCAGAGGCCAAGCGTCCTCACGTAGTCCAGGTGCCTGAGATTCCTGCCAAGGTGACTGCTGTTCCCGTGACCCCAGCCAGTGAGAGGAAAAAGACCAAGGAGCAGATAGCAGAGCTGAAGGCCAGTTTCATGGCAAGCCAGTTTCCTGATGATGCAGAAGTCTACCGGCTTATAGAGGCAACAGGTCTTTCCAGGAGTGAGATCAAAAAGTGGTTCAGTGACCACAGGTACAGAAGTCAGAGGGGCATTGTGCAAATTCCTGGTGATGCTTTAGGGAAAGATCAAATAGCACCTTCAGCCGGTCGACATGGCCGGTCATTTCACCCCTACACAGATCTTCCTCCCCAGAGATTCAAAGAGAAAACTCAAGAGCAACTTAGGGCCCTTGAGGAGAGTTTCCTAAAATGCTCTTTTCCTACCCAGGCAGAATTGGACAGGCTTCGAGTGGAGACCAAGCTGAGTAGGAGGGAGATAGATTCATGGTTCTCTGAGCGGAGAAAGATAAGGGACAGCATGGAGCAAGCTGTCCTGGACTCGATGGGATCATACAGAAAAATTAAGGATCAAGGAACTCCCAATGGTGCAATAAGTCAGGCAGAACTTCTGACCAGCTCTCAGCTCCCTGGTGCTTTAACTGGATCCTCCAGCGCGTTGAAGAAAACACAAGAGCAAATTCATCTGTTGAAAAGCACATTTGCAAGGACCCAGTGGCCATCACCCCAGGAGTATGACCAGCTGGCATCTCAGACTGGGCTCACCAGAACTGAAATCGTTCGCTGGTTCAAGGAAAACCGGTCCTCACTGAGAACAGGGTCACTTAAATGGATTGACCAGTACCAGCAGCAGTGTGCTGGCGATGGTCCCAACAAGCAAAGCCAGAAAAAGAGCTCGAAACACATTGAGAGTCCAAAGAATGGTAATGAGGTGTCTCGGCAGCATTACCAGGAGCATAAAAAACTGAATGAAGAGAATGGGGGGAAACCGGTGGTGAGAGCAAAAAGAGACTGTGAGCCACTGAAGGACTCATTGCTGGGGAATCAGGCAGAGGGGGTGGAGAGGCTGGAGTGCAGCAACAGCCACGAGGGCCCTGGCAGCGAGGAGAACGAGGAGCCAGCAGAGGTGAGCTGGGTGGAGGTGACGGTGGGCGAGGACGACGCTGCCTCGGACTGTACGGACAGCTGGAGCCAAACAGCCCCCACAGAGGgccacacagagctgccagacTTGGACTCTGAAAGTATATCTGGAGACAATTCCCACGTATAG
- the ZHX2 gene encoding zinc fingers and homeoboxes protein 2 isoform X1: MASKRKSTTPCMVRTSEVVEQEGAEGAETPKDKGAGAAQQDSKKTWPSENSVKDCEVVEAKPVGENQSKKPQGGYECKYCPYSTQNLNEFTEHVDTQHPNVILNPLYVCAECNFTTKKYDSLSDHNTKYHPGETNFKLKLIKRNNQTVLEQSIEAATSDVTVTSSGLENPECDDSLHGGVSANKAPVMKLGKPKGEAKKGSKKPEEGVTENHMDGALPRIITEATEAIACINGDLLHDVLAHVMPSVQLPPNINLVPKVPVPLNSTKYNSALDTNATMINSFNKFPYPTQAELSWLTAASKHPEEQIRIWFATQRLKHGISWSPEEVEEARKKMFNGTIQAVPQTITVLPAPLATAKMPQPIIQTALPCQILGQTGLVLTPVSNGSTVSCSPITLAVAPNQGQKRTIQTLSSAPEAKRPHVVQVPEIPAKVTAVPVTPASERKKTKEQIAELKASFMASQFPDDAEVYRLIEATGLSRSEIKKWFSDHRYRSQRGIVQIPGDALGKDQIAPSAGRHGRSFHPYTDLPPQRFKEKTQEQLRALEESFLKCSFPTQAELDRLRVETKLSRREIDSWFSERRKIRDSMEQAVLDSMGSYRKIKDQGTPNGAISQAELLTSSQLPGALTGSSSALKKTQEQIHLLKSTFARTQWPSPQEYDQLASQTGLTRTEIVRWFKENRSSLRTGSLKWIDQYQQQCAGDGPNKQSQKKSSKHIESPKNGNEVSRQHYQEHKKLNEENGGKPVVRAKRDCEPLKDSLLGNQAEGVERLECSNSHEGPGSEENEEPAEVSWVEVTVGEDDAASDCTDSWSQTAPTEGHTELPDLDSESISGDNSHV; encoded by the coding sequence atggCCAGCAAGAGAAAGTCCACAACTCCCTGTATGGTGCGAACCTCTGAGGTCGTGGAGCAGGAAGGTGCCGAGGGCGCAGAGACTCCCAAAGACaagggggctggggcagcacagcaggactcCAAAAAAACCTGGCCTTCAGAAAACTCAGTCAAAGACTGCGAGGTGGTGGAGGCGAAGCCCGTGGGTGAAAATCAGTCTAAGAAACCCCAGGGTGGTTATGAGTGTAAGTACTGCCCTTACTCGACACAAAACCTAAATGAATTCACAGAGCACGTTGACACCCAGCATCCAAATGTCATTCTTAACCCCCTGTATGTCTGTGCTGAATGCAACTTCACAACCAAAAAATACGATTCTTTATCTGACCACAACACAAAGTACCACCCGGGAGAGACCAACTTTAAACTGAAGTTAATTAAACGCAATAATCAGACTGTCCTTGAGCAGTCTATCGAGGCTGCCACTAGCGATGTCACTGTCACAAGCAGTGGGCTGGAGAACCCAGAGTGTGACGATTCACTTCATGGGGGAGTCAGTGCAAACAAAGCACCCGTGATGAAGCTGGGAAAGCCTAAAGGGGAAGCCAAGAAGGGATCTAAAAAGCCAGAGGAGGGAGTCACAGAAAACCACATGGATGGCGCTCTGCCCCGCATCATCACTGAGGCCACTGAAGCGATTGCCTGTATAAATGGAGACCTGCTCCATGATGTGTTAGCCCATGTTATGCCCTCTGTACAGCTGCCACCAAATATCAACCTTGTCCCCAAGGTCCCAGTCCCTCTGAACAGTACCAAATACAACTCTGCACTGGACACTAATGCAACCATGATCAACTCCTTTAATAAGTTTCCTTACCCAACCCAAGCAGAGCTGTCGTGGTTGACGGCAGCGTCAAAACATCCCGAAGAACAAATCCGAATTTGGTTTGCTACGCAGCGCTTGAAGCACGGTATAAGTTGGTCTCCTGAAGAAGTGGAGGAAGCAAGGAAGAAGATGTTCAATGGTACTATCCAGGCAGTTCCCCAGACCATCACCGTCCTGCCAGCTCCTTTGGCAACTGCAAAAATGCCACAGCCCATCATCCAGACAGCTTTGCCTTGTCAGATACTGGGCCAGACTGGCCTGGTTTTGACTCCTGTGTCAAATGGTTCAACTGTTTCCTGTTCACCAATTACCCTTGCTGTTGCCCCAAACCAGGGCCAAAAGAGGACAATACAGACCTTATCGAGTGCCCCAGAGGCCAAGCGTCCTCACGTAGTCCAGGTGCCTGAGATTCCTGCCAAGGTGACTGCTGTTCCCGTGACCCCAGCCAGTGAGAGGAAAAAGACCAAGGAGCAGATAGCAGAGCTGAAGGCCAGTTTCATGGCAAGCCAGTTTCCTGATGATGCAGAAGTCTACCGGCTTATAGAGGCAACAGGTCTTTCCAGGAGTGAGATCAAAAAGTGGTTCAGTGACCACAGGTACAGAAGTCAGAGGGGCATTGTGCAAATTCCTGGTGATGCTTTAGGGAAAGATCAAATAGCACCTTCAGCCGGTCGACATGGCCGGTCATTTCACCCCTACACAGATCTTCCTCCCCAGAGATTCAAAGAGAAAACTCAAGAGCAACTTAGGGCCCTTGAGGAGAGTTTCCTAAAATGCTCTTTTCCTACCCAGGCAGAATTGGACAGGCTTCGAGTGGAGACCAAGCTGAGTAGGAGGGAGATAGATTCATGGTTCTCTGAGCGGAGAAAGATAAGGGACAGCATGGAGCAAGCTGTCCTGGACTCGATGGGATCATACAGAAAAATTAAGGATCAAGGAACTCCCAATGGTGCAATAAGTCAGGCAGAACTTCTGACCAGCTCTCAGCTCCCTGGTGCTTTAACTGGATCCTCCAGCGCGTTGAAGAAAACACAAGAGCAAATTCATCTGTTGAAAAGCACATTTGCAAGGACCCAGTGGCCATCACCCCAGGAGTATGACCAGCTGGCATCTCAGACTGGGCTCACCAGAACTGAAATCGTTCGCTGGTTCAAGGAAAACCGGTCCTCACTGAGAACAGGGTCACTTAAATGGATTGACCAGTACCAGCAGCAGTGTGCTGGCGATGGTCCCAACAAGCAAAGCCAGAAAAAGAGCTCGAAACACATTGAGAGTCCAAAGAATGGTAATGAGGTGTCTCGGCAGCATTACCAGGAGCATAAAAAACTGAATGAAGAGAATGGGGGGAAACCGGTGGTGAGAGCAAAAAGAGACTGTGAGCCACTGAAGGACTCATTGCTGGGGAATCAGGCAGAGGGGGTGGAGAGGCTGGAGTGCAGCAACAGCCACGAGGGCCCTGGCAGCGAGGAGAACGAGGAGCCAGCAGAGGTGAGCTGGGTGGAGGTGACGGTGGGCGAGGACGACGCTGCCTCGGACTGTACGGACAGCTGGAGCCAAACAGCCCCCACAGAGGgccacacagagctgccagacTTGGACTCTGAAAGTATATCTGGAGACAATTCCCACGTATAG